A genomic region of Desulforamulus hydrothermalis Lam5 = DSM 18033 contains the following coding sequences:
- the tuf gene encoding elongation factor Tu, whose protein sequence is MAKAKFERTKPHVNIGTIGHVDHGKTTLTAAITVVLSTTGGAQVKRYDEIDNAPEERERGITINTAHVEYETANRHYAHVDCPGHADYVKNMITGAAQMDGAILVVSAADGPMPQTREHILLSRQVGVPYIVVFLNKADMVDDPELLELVDMEVRELLNSYEFPGDDTPIIAGSGLKALECGCGKRECEWCGKIWELMDAVDSYIPTPERDVDKPFLMPVEDVFSITGRGTVATGRVERGQVKVQDEVEIVGLNDKPRKTVVTGVEMFRKLLDFAQAGDNIGCLLRGVDRKEIERGQVLAKPGSIKPHTKYEAEVYVLTKEEGGRHTPFFNGYRPQFYFRTTDVTGVVQLPEGVEMVMPGDNIKMKVDLITPIAIEEGLRFAIREGGRTVGAGVVTAIRE, encoded by the coding sequence ATGGCTAAGGCTAAATTTGAACGTACCAAACCCCACGTAAACATTGGTACCATCGGTCACGTTGACCACGGCAAAACTACCCTTACCGCTGCCATTACCGTAGTTCTGTCTACCACCGGCGGCGCCCAAGTTAAGCGTTACGACGAAATTGACAACGCTCCCGAAGAGCGTGAACGCGGTATTACCATTAACACCGCCCACGTAGAATACGAAACCGCTAACCGTCACTATGCTCACGTTGACTGCCCGGGTCACGCTGACTATGTTAAAAACATGATTACCGGTGCGGCCCAGATGGACGGCGCCATCCTGGTTGTATCCGCCGCTGACGGTCCGATGCCGCAAACCCGTGAGCACATCCTGCTGTCCCGTCAGGTAGGCGTACCCTACATTGTGGTATTCCTGAACAAAGCTGACATGGTAGACGATCCCGAACTGCTTGAGCTGGTGGACATGGAAGTGCGCGAACTGCTGAACTCCTATGAATTCCCCGGCGACGACACTCCCATTATTGCCGGTTCCGGCCTGAAAGCCCTGGAGTGCGGCTGCGGCAAGCGTGAGTGCGAATGGTGCGGCAAGATCTGGGAGCTGATGGATGCAGTAGACTCCTACATTCCCACCCCTGAGCGGGATGTTGATAAGCCCTTCCTGATGCCGGTAGAAGACGTGTTCTCCATTACCGGCCGTGGTACTGTGGCTACCGGTCGTGTTGAGCGCGGCCAAGTAAAAGTACAGGATGAAGTGGAAATCGTCGGTCTTAACGACAAGCCCCGCAAGACCGTAGTAACCGGCGTAGAAATGTTCCGCAAGCTGTTAGACTTTGCGCAAGCCGGTGACAACATCGGTTGCCTGCTGCGCGGTGTTGACCGTAAAGAAATCGAGCGTGGCCAAGTGCTGGCAAAACCCGGCAGCATTAAGCCCCACACCAAGTACGAAGCAGAGGTATACGTCCTGACCAAAGAAGAGGGCGGCCGTCACACCCCCTTCTTTAACGGCTACCGTCCTCAGTTCTACTTCCGTACCACCGACGTAACCGGTGTGGTACAACTGCCGGAAGGCGTAGAAATGGTCATGCCCGGCGACAACATCAAGATGAAGGTGGACCTGATCACCCCCATCGCTATTGAGGAAGGCCTGCGCTTTGCTATCCGTGAAGGCGGCCGTACTGTAGGCGCCGGCGTAGTAACCGCCATCCGCGAGTAA
- the rpmG gene encoding 50S ribosomal protein L33, whose amino-acid sequence MRVGVTLACTECKRRNYTTTKNKKNDPNRIELKKYCKWCHTHTVHKETR is encoded by the coding sequence GTGCGAGTAGGCGTAACTCTGGCTTGCACCGAATGCAAACGGCGCAACTACACCACTACTAAAAATAAAAAGAACGATCCCAACCGGATCGAACTGAAAAAATATTGCAAGTGGTGTCATACCCACACAGTTCACAAAGAAACCAGATAG
- the secE gene encoding preprotein translocase subunit SecE, with protein MAVQKKTLKKASAAKETAATNETGGAENKKDAAPKDAAKAAAKKEPAKAPKASFSERIGSVSKYLRGVQNELKKVHWPSRKELVTYTAVVLTSVAVLAVVIWVVDSLLSLGVKGIIS; from the coding sequence ATGGCTGTGCAAAAAAAGACACTCAAAAAGGCAAGCGCTGCCAAGGAAACAGCGGCAACCAATGAAACCGGTGGGGCCGAGAATAAAAAGGATGCGGCCCCTAAGGATGCTGCTAAGGCTGCAGCTAAAAAAGAACCCGCCAAGGCGCCCAAAGCGTCTTTTAGTGAGCGTATCGGCAGCGTAAGCAAGTACCTGCGTGGCGTTCAGAACGAGCTGAAAAAAGTTCACTGGCCCAGCCGCAAAGAGCTGGTTACTTACACTGCGGTGGTGCTGACTTCGGTTGCCGTGCTGGCTGTTGTCATCTGGGTGGTAGATTCGCTTCTCAGCTTGGGCGTAAAAGGCATCATTTCCTAA
- the nusG gene encoding transcription termination/antitermination protein NusG yields MSTQWYVVHTYSGYENKVKANLEKRIESMNMEDKIFRILVPMEDEVEIKNGKKKVSKKKVFPGYVLVEMIMTDDSWYVVRNTPGVTGFVGTGSKPIPLSQEEAKAIIKQMGLEEPKTRIDVSVGENVKVIDGPFENFAGVIEEIYPEKGKVKVMVSMFGRETPIELDFSQIEKML; encoded by the coding sequence ATGAGTACACAATGGTATGTTGTGCACACTTATTCCGGTTATGAGAATAAGGTCAAAGCCAACCTGGAGAAGCGAATTGAATCCATGAATATGGAAGATAAAATCTTTCGTATTCTGGTGCCCATGGAAGATGAAGTGGAAATTAAAAACGGCAAGAAAAAGGTTTCAAAGAAAAAAGTATTTCCCGGATACGTTCTGGTAGAAATGATTATGACTGATGATTCCTGGTACGTGGTGCGCAATACGCCGGGAGTAACCGGTTTTGTCGGCACAGGTTCTAAGCCTATCCCGTTAAGCCAGGAAGAAGCCAAGGCCATTATTAAGCAGATGGGCTTGGAAGAACCGAAAACCAGGATTGACGTCAGTGTTGGCGAAAATGTCAAGGTAATTGACGGGCCCTTTGAAAACTTTGCAGGTGTGATTGAAGAAATTTACCCTGAAAAGGGTAAAGTTAAAGTTATGGTATCAATGTTTGGACGTGAAACTCCCATCGAGCTTGATTTTTCTCAAATTGAAAAAATGCTTTAA
- the rplK gene encoding 50S ribosomal protein L11 codes for MAKKVAAIIKLQIPAGKATPAPPVGPALGQHGVNIMAFVKQYNEVTAAQAGLIIPVEITVYEDRSFTFVTKTPPAAVLLKKALGIETASGEPNKKKVGKLPRSKVKEIAELKMPDLNAASLEAAMRMIEGTARSMGVEIVEG; via the coding sequence ATGGCCAAAAAGGTAGCTGCCATAATCAAACTGCAAATTCCGGCCGGTAAAGCCACCCCGGCGCCCCCGGTAGGTCCTGCCCTGGGTCAACACGGGGTAAACATTATGGCTTTTGTCAAACAATATAATGAAGTTACTGCAGCGCAAGCCGGCTTGATTATTCCGGTTGAAATTACAGTATATGAAGACCGGTCCTTTACCTTTGTTACTAAAACGCCTCCTGCAGCAGTACTGCTGAAGAAGGCTTTAGGTATAGAGACCGCTTCCGGCGAGCCTAACAAGAAGAAAGTGGGTAAACTGCCCCGCTCTAAAGTTAAAGAAATCGCCGAATTAAAAATGCCTGATCTCAACGCTGCCAGCCTGGAGGCTGCCATGCGCATGATTGAAGGCACCGCCCGCAGCATGGGCGTAGAAATTGTAGAAGGATAG
- the rplA gene encoding 50S ribosomal protein L1: MPKEGKKLQEARKQYDKNTLYEPLEAMELVKKTAPAKFDETVEVAFRLGVDPRHADQQLRGAVVLPHGTGKTKTVLVFAKGEKAKEAEAAGADFVGAEELVEKIQGGWLGFDVAIATPDMMGMVGKLGRVLGPRGLMPNPKTGTVTFDVGPAVKDAKGGKITYRTDKVGIVHAPIGKVSFDAQKLAENFKTLADTLQRVKPASAKGQYMKSITVSSTMGPGIKINPNKL, from the coding sequence ATGCCCAAAGAAGGGAAAAAGCTTCAGGAAGCCCGGAAGCAGTATGATAAAAACACTCTTTACGAGCCCCTGGAAGCTATGGAGCTGGTTAAAAAGACCGCTCCCGCCAAATTTGATGAAACTGTTGAAGTGGCCTTCCGCTTGGGGGTTGACCCCCGGCACGCCGACCAGCAACTGAGAGGTGCGGTTGTGCTGCCCCACGGAACCGGTAAAACCAAAACCGTACTGGTCTTTGCCAAAGGCGAAAAAGCCAAGGAAGCTGAAGCGGCCGGTGCAGATTTTGTCGGCGCCGAGGAGCTGGTAGAAAAGATTCAAGGCGGTTGGTTGGGATTTGATGTAGCCATTGCCACCCCGGATATGATGGGGATGGTTGGTAAACTGGGTCGTGTTCTGGGCCCCCGTGGTTTAATGCCCAACCCCAAAACAGGTACTGTAACCTTTGATGTAGGGCCTGCTGTAAAAGATGCCAAAGGCGGTAAGATTACTTACCGTACCGATAAAGTCGGTATTGTTCACGCACCCATTGGTAAGGTTTCTTTTGATGCCCAAAAGCTGGCTGAAAACTTTAAAACCCTGGCTGATACATTGCAGCGTGTTAAGCCTGCTTCCGCCAAGGGTCAGTACATGAAGAGCATCACCGTTTCCTCTACCATGGGCCCGGGGATTAAAATTAACCCCAACAAGCTCTAG
- the rplJ gene encoding 50S ribosomal protein L10, whose product MPTTKAQKAVMLEEIKEKMSQSQVTILADFRGISVAKITDLRARLRKAGSEMKVAKNTVARIAAREIGVEGLDPYLEGPTVFAFGIEDPVAPAKILSDFAKEVKQGVDIKAGILEGKVIDANGVKALADLPSREVLLAKVLGGMQAPLYGFAGVLAANLRNLVYVLDQVRQQKESQAS is encoded by the coding sequence TTGCCGACCACAAAAGCTCAAAAAGCAGTTATGCTGGAAGAAATTAAAGAAAAAATGTCCCAATCCCAGGTTACCATTTTAGCTGATTTTCGCGGCATTTCAGTGGCTAAAATCACCGACCTGCGGGCTCGCCTGCGCAAAGCCGGCAGTGAAATGAAGGTGGCTAAGAACACCGTGGCCCGTATTGCCGCCCGGGAAATCGGTGTTGAGGGATTAGATCCCTACCTGGAAGGGCCTACGGTATTTGCCTTTGGTATTGAAGACCCGGTGGCTCCTGCCAAAATCCTTTCGGATTTTGCTAAGGAAGTGAAACAAGGGGTTGACATCAAAGCCGGTATTTTAGAAGGCAAGGTGATTGATGCCAACGGCGTCAAAGCCCTGGCCGACCTGCCTTCCAGAGAAGTATTGCTGGCCAAAGTACTGGGTGGCATGCAGGCTCCCCTGTATGGCTTTGCCGGCGTACTGGCTGCCAACCTGCGCAATCTGGTTTATGTTCTGGATCAGGTGCGTCAGCAAAAAGAGAGTCAAGCATCTTAG
- the rplL gene encoding 50S ribosomal protein L7/L12 produces the protein MSKVAEVLEIVKGLTVLELAELVKAFEEEFGVSAAAPVAVAAAPVAGAAAPAEEEKTEFDVILANAGDKKINVIKVVREITGLGLKEAKDLVDGAPKPIKEKTTKEDAEAIKAKLTEAGATVEIK, from the coding sequence ATGTCTAAAGTAGCTGAAGTATTAGAAATTGTTAAAGGCCTTACCGTGCTGGAACTGGCCGAACTGGTAAAAGCTTTTGAAGAAGAATTTGGTGTATCTGCTGCTGCTCCGGTGGCCGTTGCCGCTGCACCTGTAGCCGGTGCTGCTGCTCCCGCTGAAGAAGAAAAAACCGAGTTTGATGTTATCCTGGCTAATGCCGGCGACAAGAAGATCAACGTTATTAAAGTTGTGCGCGAAATCACCGGTCTGGGCCTGAAAGAAGCTAAAGACCTGGTTGACGGTGCTCCTAAGCCCATCAAAGAAAAAACCACCAAGGAAGATGCTGAAGCTATCAAAGCTAAGCTCACCGAAGCCGGCGCTACTGTTGAAATTAAGTAA
- a CDS encoding ABC transporter permease, whose amino-acid sequence MDLIVNGVREALISLFGGDPEVYQVTFLTLKISGLATLISLFLGIPAGVFLALRNFPGRGFIISLVNTGMGLPPVVVGLWVSILLWRYGPLGFLGLMYTPAAMVIAQAVIATPIVTGFTIAAVQQIKPQLRLQILALGASRRQYMWLLMREARLPLLAAVIAGFGGVVSEVGASMMVGGNVKGYTRVLTTATVMEVSKGNFAAAIALSVILLLLAYGVTLLLTLLQQQGETTASGHRGNRLLNFMGKRQKSR is encoded by the coding sequence ATGGACCTTATTGTCAACGGCGTCAGGGAAGCGTTAATCAGCTTGTTCGGCGGGGACCCCGAAGTATATCAGGTTACTTTCTTAACATTAAAGATTTCCGGCCTTGCTACCCTGATAAGCCTTTTTCTGGGCATCCCGGCCGGCGTGTTTTTGGCTCTGCGAAATTTTCCCGGCCGCGGCTTTATAATCAGTCTGGTGAATACCGGTATGGGCCTGCCGCCGGTGGTGGTTGGATTATGGGTAAGCATATTGCTTTGGCGGTACGGCCCACTGGGATTTTTAGGGCTGATGTACACGCCTGCCGCTATGGTGATTGCCCAGGCGGTAATTGCTACCCCGATTGTTACGGGTTTTACCATTGCGGCAGTACAGCAGATAAAACCGCAGTTGCGCCTGCAGATACTGGCGCTGGGCGCTTCCCGGCGGCAATATATGTGGCTGTTAATGCGGGAGGCCAGGTTGCCGCTGCTGGCTGCCGTTATTGCCGGATTTGGCGGGGTAGTATCCGAAGTGGGAGCTTCCATGATGGTGGGAGGCAATGTCAAGGGGTACACGCGGGTATTGACAACGGCCACGGTGATGGAGGTTTCCAAAGGAAATTTTGCGGCAGCTATTGCCTTAAGTGTTATATTGTTATTATTGGCTTACGGTGTTACGTTATTACTGACCCTGCTGCAGCAGCAGGGCGAAACAACCGCTTCCGGCCACCGGGGAAACCGGTTGTTAAATTTCATGGGTAAACGGCAGAAAAGCAGGTGA
- a CDS encoding ABC transporter ATP-binding protein, producing the protein MQGQQVILQVKNLCWGVAGRTLIDIDNFVLHKGETIALIGPNGAGKSSLVKLLALLEKPWQGEIIFDGRQVTGSPLQVRRQMAMVFQEALLLSGSVFGNVAQGLRFRGLPRDQIARRVNYWLKKLQIAHLADRHIRYLSGGEAQRVSIARALALEPQVLFLDEPFAALDLPTRITLIEEIGEIIKATATATVFITHNVEEIPLLAGRVCAMSAGKIVQDCSTEDIFRYPVNEEVARLVGIENVLQGVVLPGGRTAQVGETVISFVARQDYRPGTNINLCIRPEDVILIEDRKPDGGPNLCRGRVTKIYPLSSQLKLTVDCGFSITLQVNKELFFAGRVRSGSLVNIMLPPEKIYGLPLTDRGI; encoded by the coding sequence ATGCAGGGGCAGCAGGTAATTTTGCAGGTCAAAAACCTTTGTTGGGGAGTGGCAGGAAGGACTCTGATCGACATTGACAATTTTGTTTTGCATAAGGGTGAAACAATTGCCCTGATCGGCCCCAACGGCGCCGGCAAAAGCAGCCTGGTAAAATTGTTAGCCTTGCTGGAAAAACCCTGGCAGGGGGAGATTATTTTTGACGGCCGGCAGGTGACGGGCAGCCCCTTACAGGTAAGGCGTCAAATGGCCATGGTCTTTCAGGAAGCCCTGTTGCTCAGCGGTTCGGTGTTTGGCAATGTGGCACAAGGGCTGCGCTTCCGGGGACTGCCGCGAGATCAAATAGCCCGCCGGGTAAATTACTGGCTTAAAAAATTGCAAATTGCACATTTGGCAGATCGGCATATCCGTTATCTTTCGGGAGGTGAAGCACAAAGGGTAAGCATTGCCAGGGCTCTGGCGCTGGAACCGCAGGTGCTGTTTTTGGATGAACCCTTTGCCGCACTGGATTTACCTACCCGGATAACGCTTATTGAAGAAATCGGTGAAATTATTAAAGCTACCGCCACAGCCACCGTTTTTATTACCCATAACGTGGAAGAAATTCCTTTGCTGGCCGGGCGGGTGTGCGCTATGTCAGCGGGCAAAATAGTGCAGGATTGTTCCACCGAGGACATCTTCCGCTATCCTGTCAATGAGGAGGTGGCCAGGCTGGTGGGCATTGAAAATGTTTTGCAGGGGGTTGTTCTGCCGGGCGGCAGGACAGCACAGGTGGGCGAGACGGTGATAAGTTTTGTTGCCCGGCAGGATTACCGGCCCGGTACCAATATTAACCTGTGCATCCGGCCGGAAGACGTAATTTTAATTGAAGACCGCAAACCGGACGGCGGTCCTAACCTATGCCGGGGCCGGGTAACCAAGATTTATCCGTTAAGCAGCCAGCTGAAGCTTACAGTGGACTGCGGGTTTTCCATAACCTTGCAGGTTAACAAAGAACTTTTCTTTGCCGGCAGGGTGCGGTCGGGCAGTCTGGTTAACATCATGCTGCCGCCTGAAAAAATATATGGCTTGCCATTGACAGACAGAGGCATTTAA
- the rpoB gene encoding DNA-directed RNA polymerase subunit beta, protein MRSMAYPEQVGNRVRWNYGKLREVLDLPNLIEVQRNSYEWFLQEGLREVFHDISPIQDFTGNLVLEFLDYTLGEPKYSVEECKERDVTYAAPLRVKVRLINKETGEVKEQEVFMGDFPLMTNKGTFIINGAERVIVSQLVRSPGVYFADHIDSSGKRLFTSTVIPNRGAWLEFETDVNDHIFVRIDRTRKIPATVLIRALGYSSNAMILELFENDKFVQETLTRDNTDSEEEALVEIYKRLRPGEPPTVESARSLLYTLFFDPKRYDLAHVGRYKLQKKLKHGVLYRYPKGEDGPKEWDRYLNKEVPVEREFIRELTKEDIVATFRYLLGLMKGEGSVDDIDHLGNRRLRSVGELLQNQFRIGLSRMERVVRERMTIQDVDVITPQVLINIRPVVAAIKEFFGSSQLSQFMDQTNPLAELTHKRRLSALGPGGLSRERAGFEVRDVHHSHYGRMCPIETPEGPNIGLIGSLSTYARINSFGFIETPYRKVDKANKRVTDEIVYLTADEEEGHIIAQANAPLDENGYFVEERVNARRGHDTLLVPTDRVDYMDVSPKQVFSVATSLIPFLEHDDANRALMGANMQRQAVPLLKCQAPVVGTGIEHRAAKDSGVVVVAQNSGEVVRVTANEIVIRTDEGKTDKYKLLKFTRSNQGTCINQKPIVAKGDRVEAGQIIADGPATDKGELALGRNVLVAFMTWEGNNYEDAILISEKAVKEDFFTSIHIEEYECDARDTKLGPEEITRDIPNVGEDILKDLDERGIIRVGAEVRPGDILVGKVTPKGETELTAEERLLRAIFGEKAREVRDTSLRVPHGEAGKIVDVKVFTRENGDELPPGVNQLVRVYIAQKRKISEGDKMAGRHGNKGVVARILPEEDMPFMADGTPVEIVLNPLGVPSRMNIGQVLETHLGWAAKTLGFHVATPVFNGASEDDIWGSLKRAGLPEDGKTVLYDGRTGEPFDNRVTVGYIYMIKLHHLVDDKIHARSTGPYSLVTQQPLGGKAQFGGQRFGEMEVWALEAYGAAYTLQEILTVKSDDVVGRVKTYEAIVKGENVPEPGVPESFKVLIKELQSLGLDVKVLSENDEEIEIKEIEEDVTETAKELGIDLPEERRLGDVKQEHDEEDEYEEENEEFDETFLEEAEEEFSLDDED, encoded by the coding sequence ATGCGTTCGATGGCTTACCCGGAACAAGTAGGAAACAGGGTGAGGTGGAACTACGGCAAACTTCGTGAAGTGCTGGATTTGCCCAACCTGATTGAAGTTCAGCGAAATTCTTACGAATGGTTCCTGCAGGAGGGCCTGCGGGAAGTGTTTCACGACATCTCTCCCATTCAGGATTTTACAGGCAATCTGGTGCTTGAATTCCTGGACTACACTCTGGGAGAACCCAAGTACTCCGTGGAAGAGTGCAAGGAACGCGATGTAACATATGCCGCTCCCTTGCGAGTGAAAGTCCGCCTGATAAACAAAGAGACCGGGGAGGTCAAGGAACAGGAAGTCTTTATGGGGGACTTCCCGCTGATGACCAACAAAGGTACTTTTATTATCAACGGGGCTGAGCGTGTAATTGTCAGCCAATTGGTCCGTTCCCCCGGCGTTTACTTTGCTGACCATATCGATTCCAGCGGCAAAAGGTTGTTCACATCCACCGTGATTCCTAACCGTGGAGCCTGGTTGGAGTTTGAAACCGATGTCAATGATCACATATTCGTTCGCATTGACCGCACCCGTAAAATCCCGGCCACAGTATTAATCCGGGCCCTTGGTTACAGTTCGAATGCTATGATTCTCGAACTGTTTGAGAATGACAAATTTGTTCAAGAAACCTTAACCAGGGACAACACAGATTCAGAAGAAGAAGCATTGGTAGAAATCTACAAGCGGCTGCGGCCGGGTGAACCGCCAACGGTGGAAAGCGCCCGCTCTTTATTATATACTTTATTCTTTGACCCCAAGCGATATGATCTGGCTCATGTGGGACGTTACAAGCTGCAGAAGAAATTAAAGCACGGCGTGCTTTACCGTTATCCTAAAGGCGAAGACGGGCCCAAAGAATGGGATCGCTATTTAAACAAAGAAGTTCCGGTGGAACGTGAGTTTATCCGGGAGTTAACCAAAGAGGATATTGTAGCTACCTTCCGCTACCTGCTTGGCCTGATGAAAGGCGAAGGCAGCGTTGACGATATTGACCACCTGGGCAACCGAAGACTGCGCTCGGTGGGCGAGCTGCTGCAGAACCAGTTCCGCATCGGTTTATCCAGGATGGAACGGGTGGTCCGGGAAAGAATGACCATCCAGGATGTTGACGTTATCACACCCCAGGTGTTGATTAATATCCGGCCGGTAGTGGCGGCCATTAAAGAGTTTTTTGGTTCCAGCCAGCTGTCCCAGTTTATGGATCAAACCAACCCGCTGGCGGAATTAACTCATAAAAGGCGTCTGTCAGCCCTGGGGCCCGGCGGTCTTTCCAGGGAACGGGCGGGCTTTGAAGTGCGTGACGTACACCACTCCCACTACGGCCGCATGTGCCCCATTGAAACGCCGGAAGGTCCCAACATCGGCTTAATTGGCTCATTGTCCACCTATGCACGCATTAACAGCTTTGGCTTTATTGAAACGCCTTATCGTAAGGTTGACAAAGCCAACAAGCGGGTTACCGATGAGATTGTTTACCTTACGGCCGACGAAGAAGAAGGCCATATTATTGCTCAGGCCAACGCGCCACTGGATGAAAACGGCTATTTTGTGGAAGAACGGGTTAACGCACGCCGGGGCCATGATACACTGCTGGTGCCCACCGACCGGGTTGATTACATGGACGTATCGCCTAAGCAGGTGTTCTCGGTGGCCACCTCCTTAATTCCCTTCCTGGAGCATGACGACGCTAACCGGGCCCTGATGGGTGCCAACATGCAGCGCCAGGCAGTTCCTTTGTTGAAATGCCAGGCGCCGGTGGTAGGTACCGGTATCGAGCACCGGGCGGCAAAAGACTCCGGCGTTGTGGTGGTAGCCCAAAACAGCGGCGAAGTGGTCAGGGTAACCGCCAATGAAATTGTTATTCGTACCGATGAGGGCAAAACCGATAAATATAAATTATTGAAATTTACCCGTTCCAACCAGGGTACTTGTATTAACCAGAAACCCATTGTGGCAAAAGGCGACCGGGTGGAGGCGGGCCAAATTATTGCTGACGGACCGGCCACCGACAAAGGTGAACTGGCTCTGGGGCGCAACGTCCTGGTGGCCTTTATGACCTGGGAGGGCAACAACTACGAGGATGCCATTCTGATCAGCGAAAAAGCTGTTAAAGAAGATTTCTTCACCTCCATACACATTGAAGAATACGAATGCGATGCCCGTGACACCAAACTGGGTCCGGAAGAAATCACCAGAGATATTCCCAACGTGGGCGAAGATATTTTAAAAGACCTGGATGAAAGAGGGATTATCCGGGTAGGCGCTGAGGTCAGGCCGGGCGATATCCTGGTCGGCAAAGTCACTCCCAAGGGGGAAACCGAGCTGACAGCGGAAGAACGCTTGCTGCGGGCGATCTTTGGCGAGAAAGCCAGGGAGGTAAGAGATACCTCCCTGCGGGTACCCCACGGGGAGGCCGGCAAAATCGTGGATGTCAAGGTATTTACCCGGGAAAACGGGGACGAGTTGCCGCCGGGAGTCAACCAGCTGGTTCGCGTTTACATTGCCCAAAAGAGAAAAATCTCCGAGGGTGATAAAATGGCCGGCCGTCACGGTAACAAAGGGGTTGTGGCACGAATCCTGCCGGAAGAAGACATGCCCTTTATGGCCGACGGTACCCCGGTGGAAATTGTACTGAACCCGCTGGGTGTGCCTTCCCGTATGAACATCGGGCAGGTGCTGGAGACTCACCTGGGCTGGGCAGCCAAGACCCTGGGCTTCCATGTGGCCACCCCGGTCTTTAACGGTGCTTCAGAAGACGACATCTGGGGCTCCCTGAAACGGGCAGGGTTGCCGGAAGACGGCAAAACCGTGCTGTATGACGGACGAACCGGCGAGCCCTTCGATAACCGGGTTACTGTTGGTTATATTTATATGATTAAACTGCACCACCTGGTAGACGATAAAATTCACGCCCGCTCCACCGGCCCCTACTCCCTGGTTACCCAGCAGCCTCTGGGCGGTAAAGCCCAGTTCGGCGGCCAGCGGTTTGGTGAAATGGAGGTATGGGCCCTGGAAGCCTACGGAGCGGCTTATACCCTGCAGGAAATCCTCACCGTCAAGTCAGACGATGTGGTGGGACGGGTTAAAACCTATGAAGCCATTGTCAAAGGCGAAAATGTGCCTGAGCCGGGTGTGCCGGAGTCTTTCAAAGTGCTGATCAAGGAGCTGCAGTCGCTGGGGCTGGATGTAAAAGTGCTGTCAGAAAACGATGAGGAAATAGAAATTAAAGAAATTGAAGAAGACGTCACCGAAACAGCTAAGGAACTGGGCATTGACCTGCCGGAAGAAAGACGACTGGGTGATGTTAAACAGGAACACGACGAGGAAGACGAATACGAAGAAGAAAATGAGGAATTTGACGAAACCTTCCTCGAAGAAGCCGAAGAAGAATTCAGTTTGGATGACGAGGACTAA